In Rutidosis leptorrhynchoides isolate AG116_Rl617_1_P2 chromosome 2, CSIRO_AGI_Rlap_v1, whole genome shotgun sequence, one genomic interval encodes:
- the LOC139889525 gene encoding GDSL esterase/lipase At5g33370-like, which translates to MVRPRTASLWLIFGLCLTTVVSVTPPKKNQHSTNGSHSTPQRSSASPSPDRKQVRALFVFGDSLVDNGNNNYLYTIARADMPPYGIDSPEHRPTGRFSNGLNIPDIISEHIGSEPTLPYLSPELTGEKLLVGANFASAGVGILNDTGYQFVNVLRMPLQLQYFKQYQEKLSDEIGEEQAKKHVNQALVLISIGGNDFINNYFLNPFASRALQSTLPDYVTYLLSEYRKILEKLYDLGARRVLVMGSGPLGCAPAERMAHSENGDCAVELQIAAALYEPRLTRMLQQLNIQYGEVVFIAANTHLMHHDMISDPTSFGFISSTTACCGSGPFNGLSCTMASNLCENRDEYVFWDPFHPTERASRFIVEQMLHGTREYMKPMNLSVIMSLDSKM; encoded by the exons ATGGTTAGACCTCGAACCGCTAGTCTTTGGTTGATTTTCGGGCTATGTCTAACCACAGTAGTTAGCGTCACACCACCCAAAAAGAATCAACACTCAACAAACGGGAGTCATTCTACACCACAACGGTCTAGTGCTAGTCCTAGTCCTGATCGAAAACAAGTTAGAGCACTTTTTGTGTTTGGTGACTCGTTGgtcgataatggtaataataactatTTGTATACGATCGCACGCGCTGATATGCCACCTTATGGCATCGATTCACCTGAACATCGTCCTACAGGCCGTTTCTCCAATGGACTAAACATCCCAGATATTATCA GTGAACATATTGGGTCTGAACCAACATTACCGTATTTGAGCCCTGAACTCACGGGTGAAAAGCTTCTTGTTGGTGCAAATTTCGCTTCGGCTGGAGTAGGAATACTCAACGACACAGGATATCAATTT GTGAATGTATTGAGAATGCCATTACAACTTCAGTACTTCAAACAGTACCAAGAGAAACTGAGCGATGAAATCGGCGAAGAACAAGCAAAAAAGCATGTAAACCAAGCGTTGGTCCTTATTTCGATAGGTGGCAACGATTTCATTAACAACTATTTCTTGAACCCTTTCGCGTCTAGAGCTTTACAGAGCACTCTGCCTGATTATGTTACATATCTCTTATCTGAATACCGCAAAATATTGGAG aaATTATATGATTTGGGAGCAAGGAGGGTGCTGGTGATGGGTTCAGGACCATTGGGGTGTGCACCAGCAGAACGAATGGCACACAGTGAAAATGGTGATTGTGCCGTTGAATTACAAATTGCAGCCGCCCTCTACGAGCCACGACTCACCAGAATGCTTCAACAACTTAATATCCAATATGGTGAGGTTGTTTTTATCGCTGCAAACACTCACCTCATGCACCATGATATGATCTCTGATCCCACATCATTTG gttttatatcATCAACTACAGCTTGTTGTGGATCGGGACCATTTAACGGGTTATCATGCACGATGGCCTCAAACTTGTGCGAAAATAGAGACGAGTATGTATTTTGGGACCCTTTTCACCCAACTGAACGAGCAAGTAGATTTATTGTGGAACAAATGTTGCATGGTACACGCGAGTACATGAAACCGATGAACCTCAGTGTCATTATGTCCCTTGACTCCAAAATGTGA